In Ischnura elegans chromosome 9, ioIscEleg1.1, whole genome shotgun sequence, the following proteins share a genomic window:
- the LOC124166109 gene encoding myocardin-related transcription factor B-like isoform X3: MAEGGGPCGLGASSPTPPSSPSSSSSGGGLRRKSVSSASAAAGAAASAAASSSSASPPPHSPPKAQVDDSPLQKSMDRNKESLKVKLMLRRPINQLVAQGIMPPLKTPPAFHEQRQKLERAKTGDLLKAKIQQRPNRTELVRQHILEADMGHVDPSLAERQRMLKKARLQDTLNDQLSHRPGPLELIQKNILHTEEIIERAVKEGQISFKATCEGHLARPQHPSQYVTFEEDSGGSSEGAAGSPPSSLQSAVPSVPAETAVPHSPGLASTTSSLSPLSSVSSPQSVPAPPAPLPPPPPPPPPPPAIPTPPPPRSMPIATPSQGNFGAQQTPAPSPSSSSASSTPSSSLSHVSPSPLSAVLSAHKDQVSSSSSSKNRKKSKTKSQPKTRTIKFHEYKGPPNAQRNSSSLVSPPPVETSYELLLQQQQLFLQWQLEWQHKYPQIILPAAQKPSDVGLITVTTPSATITSGNTSSSSSSLPPPTPPPQPPPPTTPIFLQAHSPGFVASSPASIGTAPSPASVSTTSSTPIMSAASISVSSSSSAPSPKDVAALRCLPPKMEDMKVSDLKAELKKRNLPVSGSKPQLIERLRAYAEAAPSAGNSTCVQMGSPPASSPGTPAPPAPPPLPSPASTPQMASQSQFTGTSSTSSQSAIFGMDASLEDSLPPLAMDSPVVSPSGASMDALSSSSSSPPSPLFIQSKSNAPSAAMTLQVFSPASEMEVDPEAAVVVILAPPAAAASPPASAPSPPPGTKQAPSPPPASSASPPLRPPPPPPPLPPPPQQLGQNVVSSSTPTVVQPENNIIIGNDIIAQQQKKIKELQRELLRSQFQLQCERQQQLLQQQLASQQQAASQTQPRSGSTAPASNTTGEVKPTHRLVLQQHIQNKIQQQNLQIQLQQLQDMQLRQKKLQLQLQQQKQKQASATKQPGQQVQEAQPQQQQATQSARASLAAFLQQQNSATSASNNNNASTNSNNSSNNNNNNNSNNNNSLKKGANSHQQKVVLNQLNLLNKTVKTEPLTAIGQKTTGTTPNGVVGHHRTASLPNFFGTTFGSTKVSQRLPLLTGQQGQQQQHIQPVTLLPTAEEGQKGTDGVEGSGGIGDAIGLELSPVGMLKPESPPSPSHSSSPSPQQFLITKHPPQYEEATKSLKIKLEPGLDNSNTDAGNSQDSSSSRNSSGKSVKSQIVDDLLEILIKNGELPPSAVNDPPTPTTPGRSLPQGLIFTPSTTAVSTNPSSSPATAVSMVQQQSPMAQPSFDQLVLPEVKSEDMSSDKHMSSSSDSHMFHPFDFVLGADTSPTPLHRVASQESTTAHHDDHSELMPLQNAADELGLNLEALDVMEFDLLTGPSHPPPISHVDMGPVSPVTPENRGMDHIHEPTMHNSMPRDEDVDMEAVVGPGGGGGELSEMPMDLDVSDWLDSLIAPSSTAQSGGGTSPFHHQSLQQPPQYDPLLSHSHDPFDLFDDAELRMASWDRVDFAT; this comes from the exons CGTTGAAGGTGAAGTTAATGCTGAGGAGGCCCATAAATCAGTTGGTTGCACAGGGGATCATGCCAC CTCTGAAGACACCTCCAGCATTCCACGAGCAAAGGCAAAAGCTTGAGCGCGCCAAAACTGGTGACCTCCTCAAGGCCAAGATTCAGCAGAGACCCAACAGAACTGAGCTAGTGAGACAGCACATTCTAGAAG CAGATATGGGTCACGTGGATCCGTCGCTGGCAGAACGCCAACGGATGCTGAAGAAGGCACGTCTACAGGACACGCTCAATGACCAGCTGTCCCACAGGCCTGGGCCCCTCGAGctcattcagaaaaatattttgcacacgGAAGAAATAATTGAAAGGGCTGTTAAAG AGGGCCAAATCTCCTTCAAGGCGACTTGCGAGGGACACCTGGCGCGACCCCAGCACCCCTCTCAGTACGTCACGTTCGAGGAGGACTCTGGTGGGAGCTCAGAGGGTGCAGCCGGCTCTCCCCCTTCCTCCCTGCAGTCGGCAGTGCCCTCCGTTCCCGCCGAGACGGCCGTCCCACACAGCCCAGGCCTTGCCTCTACCACCTCCAGCCTCTCTCCACTCAGCTCCGTCTCTTCCCCACAGAGTGTCCCGGCCCCCCCTGCCCCCTTGCCCCCGCCTCCGCCTCCCCCACCTCCCCCACCCGCGATCCCCACGCCCCCTCCACCGCGCTCCATGCCCATCGCCACTCCAAGCCAGGGGAATTTTGGAGCGCAGCAGACCCCGGCCCCATCTCCCTCATCGTCGTCCGCTTCATCCACTCCATCATCGTCCCTCTCACACGTGTCACCGTCACCCCTCTCGGCCGTCCTCTCAGCACACAAAGACCAGGTGTCTTCCTCCTCGAGTAGCAAGAACAGgaaaaagtcaaaaacaaagTCTCAGCCGAAGACGAGGACAATCAAGTTCCACGAGTACAAG GGTCCACCTAATGCGCAGCGAAATTCATCCTCTCTGGTTTCACCTCCACCAGTGGAGACGTCATATGAGCTAttacttcaacaacaacaattatttCTACAGTGGCAGCTGGAGTGGCAACACAAG tatCCTCAAATCATCCTACCAGCAGCCCAGAAACCATCCGATGTGGGTTTGATAACTGTCACAACCCCTTCTGCAACAATCACCTCTGGAAATACGTCCTCATCATCGTCATCGCTgccccctcccaccccacccccccagCCTCCTCCACCCACTACGCCCATCTTCCTGCAAGCGCATTCCCCTGGCTTTGTTGCCTCTTCCCCTGCGTCCATCGGAACGGCGCCTTCTCCAGCATCAGTCTCAACCACCTCTTCAACTCCAATCATGTCCGCTGCCTCGATAAGCGTCTCTTCATCGTCATCTGCACCTTCACCAAAGGATGTGGCAGCCCTGAGGTGTTTGCCGCCAAAAATGGAAGACATGAAAG TGAGTGACTTGAAGGCAGAACTGAAGAAGCGGAATTTGCCAGTGTCAGGCTCTAAACCACAATTAATAGAAAGGCTTCGTGCATATGCTGAGGCTGCACCATCTGCAGGAAATTCCACTTGCGTACAAATGGGGTCACCTCCTGCGTCATCTCCTGGGACGCCTGCGCCTCCTGCACCTCCGCCCTTGCCTTCCCCCGCGTCCACTCCGCAAATGGCGTCCCAATCTCAGTTCACCGGCACGTCATCGACATCATCACAATCAGCAATATTTGGAATGGATGCTAGTCTTGAAGACTCACTACCAC CTCTGGCAATGGACTCGCCTGTCGTGTCTCCCAGTGGCGCTTCCATGGACGCTCTCTCCTCTTCATCTTCATCCCCCCCATCGCCGTTGTTCATTCAGAGCAAGTCGAACGCTCCATCAGCGGCCATGACACTGCAAGTCTTCTCCCCAGCCTCGGAGATGGAAGTGGACCCGGAGGCGGCCGTTGTCGTGATCCTTGCTCCTCCGGCTGCAGCGGCCTCTCCACCCGCCTCTGCTCCCTCCCCGCCCCCAGGGACAAAGCAGGCCCCCTCGCCTCCACCTGCGTCGTCCGCCTCTCCCCCACTGCGACCTCCCCCACCCCCGCCACCCTTGCCGCCACCCCCACAGCAACTGGGCCAGAACGTCGTGTCATCCTCCACCCCAACAGTGGTGCAACCAGAGAACAACATCATCATCG GCAATGACATAATAGCTCAGCAGCAGAAGAAGATAAAGGAGTTGCAGAGGGAATTGTTGCGTTCTCAGTTTCAGCTTCAGTGTGAACGGCAACAGCAGTTATTGCAGCAACAGCTTGCGTCTCAGCAGCAGGCTGCCTCGCAAACACAGCCTAGATCTGGAAGCACAG CGCCAGCATCAAACACCACTGGGGAGGTGAAACCCACCCACCGATTGGTTCTTCAGCAGCATATTCAAAACAAAATTCAGCAACAAAATTTGCAAATTCAGCTGCAGCAACTGCAGGATATGCAGCTCAGGCAGAAGAAATTGCAGCTACAGCTCCAGCAGCAGAAGCAGAAACAGGCATCAGCAACAAAGCAGCCTGGGCAGCAAGTGCAGGAAGCTCAGCCGCAACAGCAGCAGGCTACGCAGAGTGCCAGGGCTAGTTTGGCTGCCTTCCTGCAGCAGCAGAATTCTGCCACATCTGCATCGAACAACAACAATGCTTCGACAAATTCCAACAACAGtagcaacaataataataacaacaacagcaataataaCAATAGTTTGAAGAAGGGGGCCAATAGTCATCAGCAGAAGGTGGTGCTAAACCAGCTCAATCTATTAAATAAGACTGTCAAGACGGAGCCATTGACTGCTATTGGCCAAAAAACCACAGGAACCACGCCAAATGGTGTTGTGGGGCATCATAG GACTGCTTCCTTGCCCAACTTTTTTGGCACTACATTTGGATCGACCAAGGTATCACAGAGGCTGCCTCTGCTGACTGGCCAGCAAGGGCAACAGCAGCAACACATCCAGCCGGTGACGTTGCTGCCCACTGCGGAAGAGGGCCAAAAGGGGACTGACGGGGTGGAGGGAAGTGGTGGTATTGGCGACGCGATTGGCTTGGAGCTTTCACCTGTCGGGATGCTCAAGCCGGAGTCTCCCCCATCCCCATCCCACTCATCCTCGCCATCTCCTCAGCAGTTCCTAATTACCAAACATCCGCCACAGTATGAGGAAGCCACCAAGTCTCTAAAGATAAAGCTG GAGCCTGGCTTAGATAACTCAAATACTGACGCAGGAAACTCTCAAGATTCCTCAAGCTCACGGAACTCCAGTGGGAAAAGTGTTAAAAGCCAGATTGTGGATGATCTCCTCGAGATACTCATTAAAAATGGCG AGCTTCCCCCCAGTGCAGTGAATGACCCCCCAACGCCCACGACCCCAGGTCGCTCCCTCCCCCAAGGCCTCATCTTCACCCCCTCGACCACTGCTGTGTCCACCAATCCCAGCTCCTCCCCTGCCACGGCCGTCTCCATGGTGCAGCAACAGTCGCCGATGGCCCAGCCGTCGTTCGACCAACTCGTGCTCCCCGAAGTGAAGAGCGAGGACATGTCCTCTGACAAACACATGTCCTCCTCGTCAGACTCGCACATGTTCCACCCCTTTGACTTTGTGCTCGGTGCCGACACTTCCCCCACACCCCTGCACCGTGTGGCGTCGCAGGAGAGTACCACGGCCCACCACGACGACCACTCTGAGCTCATGCCGCTGCAGAATGCAGCAGACGAGCTCGGCCTCAACCTTGAGGCGCTGGACGTCATGGAGTTTGACCTCCTGACGGGCCCCTCCCATCCCCCGCCCATCTCCCACGTAGACATGGGACCCGTTTCCCCGGTGACCCCAGAAAACAGGGGGATGGACCACATCCACGAGCCCACAATGCACAATTCGATGCCTCGCGACGAGGACGTGGACATGGAGGCAGTTGTGGGGCCAGGAGGTGGTGGGGGGGAGTTGTCAGAGATGCCAATGGACCTGGATGTGTCGGACTGGCTCGATTCCCTGATAGCCCCGTCGTCGACTGCGCAAAGTGGAGGGGGCACTTCTCCTTTTCACCACCAGTCCCTCCAGCAACCCCCACAATACGACCCACTCCTGTCACACAGTCACGACCCATTCGATTTGTTTGATGATGCAGAGTTGAGGATGGCGTCATGGGACAGGGTGGACTTTGCAACATAG
- the LOC124166109 gene encoding myocardin-related transcription factor B-like isoform X4 — MGATNKHVLGKPAARAYDYLRALKVKLMLRRPINQLVAQGIMPPLKTPPAFHEQRQKLERAKTGDLLKAKIQQRPNRTELVRQHILEADMGHVDPSLAERQRMLKKARLQDTLNDQLSHRPGPLELIQKNILHTEEIIERAVKEGQISFKATCEGHLARPQHPSQYVTFEEDSGGSSEGAAGSPPSSLQSAVPSVPAETAVPHSPGLASTTSSLSPLSSVSSPQSVPAPPAPLPPPPPPPPPPPAIPTPPPPRSMPIATPSQGNFGAQQTPAPSPSSSSASSTPSSSLSHVSPSPLSAVLSAHKDQVSSSSSSKNRKKSKTKSQPKTRTIKFHEYKGPPNAQRNSSSLVSPPPVETSYELLLQQQQLFLQWQLEWQHKYPQIILPAAQKPSDVGLITVTTPSATITSGNTSSSSSSLPPPTPPPQPPPPTTPIFLQAHSPGFVASSPASIGTAPSPASVSTTSSTPIMSAASISVSSSSSAPSPKDVAALRCLPPKMEDMKVSDLKAELKKRNLPVSGSKPQLIERLRAYAEAAPSAGNSTCVQMGSPPASSPGTPAPPAPPPLPSPASTPQMASQSQFTGTSSTSSQSAIFGMDASLEDSLPPLAMDSPVVSPSGASMDALSSSSSSPPSPLFIQSKSNAPSAAMTLQVFSPASEMEVDPEAAVVVILAPPAAAASPPASAPSPPPGTKQAPSPPPASSASPPLRPPPPPPPLPPPPQQLGQNVVSSSTPTVVQPENNIIIGNDIIAQQQKKIKELQRELLRSQFQLQCERQQQLLQQQLASQQQAASQTQPRSGSTAPASNTTGEVKPTHRLVLQQHIQNKIQQQNLQIQLQQLQDMQLRQKKLQLQLQQQKQKQASATKQPGQQVQEAQPQQQQATQSARASLAAFLQQQNSATSASNNNNASTNSNNSSNNNNNNNSNNNNSLKKGANSHQQKVVLNQLNLLNKTVKTEPLTAIGQKTTGTTPNGVVGHHRTASLPNFFGTTFGSTKVSQRLPLLTGQQGQQQQHIQPVTLLPTAEEGQKGTDGVEGSGGIGDAIGLELSPVGMLKPESPPSPSHSSSPSPQQFLITKHPPQYEEATKSLKIKLEPGLDNSNTDAGNSQDSSSSRNSSGKSVKSQIVDDLLEILIKNGELPPSAVNDPPTPTTPGRSLPQGLIFTPSTTAVSTNPSSSPATAVSMVQQQSPMAQPSFDQLVLPEVKSEDMSSDKHMSSSSDSHMFHPFDFVLGADTSPTPLHRVASQESTTAHHDDHSELMPLQNAADELGLNLEALDVMEFDLLTGPSHPPPISHVDMGPVSPVTPENRGMDHIHEPTMHNSMPRDEDVDMEAVVGPGGGGGELSEMPMDLDVSDWLDSLIAPSSTAQSGGGTSPFHHQSLQQPPQYDPLLSHSHDPFDLFDDAELRMASWDRVDFAT; from the exons ATGGGTGCCACCAATAAACATGTGCTGGGAAAGCCTGCTGCTAGAGCATATGACTATCTCAGAG CGTTGAAGGTGAAGTTAATGCTGAGGAGGCCCATAAATCAGTTGGTTGCACAGGGGATCATGCCAC CTCTGAAGACACCTCCAGCATTCCACGAGCAAAGGCAAAAGCTTGAGCGCGCCAAAACTGGTGACCTCCTCAAGGCCAAGATTCAGCAGAGACCCAACAGAACTGAGCTAGTGAGACAGCACATTCTAGAAG CAGATATGGGTCACGTGGATCCGTCGCTGGCAGAACGCCAACGGATGCTGAAGAAGGCACGTCTACAGGACACGCTCAATGACCAGCTGTCCCACAGGCCTGGGCCCCTCGAGctcattcagaaaaatattttgcacacgGAAGAAATAATTGAAAGGGCTGTTAAAG AGGGCCAAATCTCCTTCAAGGCGACTTGCGAGGGACACCTGGCGCGACCCCAGCACCCCTCTCAGTACGTCACGTTCGAGGAGGACTCTGGTGGGAGCTCAGAGGGTGCAGCCGGCTCTCCCCCTTCCTCCCTGCAGTCGGCAGTGCCCTCCGTTCCCGCCGAGACGGCCGTCCCACACAGCCCAGGCCTTGCCTCTACCACCTCCAGCCTCTCTCCACTCAGCTCCGTCTCTTCCCCACAGAGTGTCCCGGCCCCCCCTGCCCCCTTGCCCCCGCCTCCGCCTCCCCCACCTCCCCCACCCGCGATCCCCACGCCCCCTCCACCGCGCTCCATGCCCATCGCCACTCCAAGCCAGGGGAATTTTGGAGCGCAGCAGACCCCGGCCCCATCTCCCTCATCGTCGTCCGCTTCATCCACTCCATCATCGTCCCTCTCACACGTGTCACCGTCACCCCTCTCGGCCGTCCTCTCAGCACACAAAGACCAGGTGTCTTCCTCCTCGAGTAGCAAGAACAGgaaaaagtcaaaaacaaagTCTCAGCCGAAGACGAGGACAATCAAGTTCCACGAGTACAAG GGTCCACCTAATGCGCAGCGAAATTCATCCTCTCTGGTTTCACCTCCACCAGTGGAGACGTCATATGAGCTAttacttcaacaacaacaattatttCTACAGTGGCAGCTGGAGTGGCAACACAAG tatCCTCAAATCATCCTACCAGCAGCCCAGAAACCATCCGATGTGGGTTTGATAACTGTCACAACCCCTTCTGCAACAATCACCTCTGGAAATACGTCCTCATCATCGTCATCGCTgccccctcccaccccacccccccagCCTCCTCCACCCACTACGCCCATCTTCCTGCAAGCGCATTCCCCTGGCTTTGTTGCCTCTTCCCCTGCGTCCATCGGAACGGCGCCTTCTCCAGCATCAGTCTCAACCACCTCTTCAACTCCAATCATGTCCGCTGCCTCGATAAGCGTCTCTTCATCGTCATCTGCACCTTCACCAAAGGATGTGGCAGCCCTGAGGTGTTTGCCGCCAAAAATGGAAGACATGAAAG TGAGTGACTTGAAGGCAGAACTGAAGAAGCGGAATTTGCCAGTGTCAGGCTCTAAACCACAATTAATAGAAAGGCTTCGTGCATATGCTGAGGCTGCACCATCTGCAGGAAATTCCACTTGCGTACAAATGGGGTCACCTCCTGCGTCATCTCCTGGGACGCCTGCGCCTCCTGCACCTCCGCCCTTGCCTTCCCCCGCGTCCACTCCGCAAATGGCGTCCCAATCTCAGTTCACCGGCACGTCATCGACATCATCACAATCAGCAATATTTGGAATGGATGCTAGTCTTGAAGACTCACTACCAC CTCTGGCAATGGACTCGCCTGTCGTGTCTCCCAGTGGCGCTTCCATGGACGCTCTCTCCTCTTCATCTTCATCCCCCCCATCGCCGTTGTTCATTCAGAGCAAGTCGAACGCTCCATCAGCGGCCATGACACTGCAAGTCTTCTCCCCAGCCTCGGAGATGGAAGTGGACCCGGAGGCGGCCGTTGTCGTGATCCTTGCTCCTCCGGCTGCAGCGGCCTCTCCACCCGCCTCTGCTCCCTCCCCGCCCCCAGGGACAAAGCAGGCCCCCTCGCCTCCACCTGCGTCGTCCGCCTCTCCCCCACTGCGACCTCCCCCACCCCCGCCACCCTTGCCGCCACCCCCACAGCAACTGGGCCAGAACGTCGTGTCATCCTCCACCCCAACAGTGGTGCAACCAGAGAACAACATCATCATCG GCAATGACATAATAGCTCAGCAGCAGAAGAAGATAAAGGAGTTGCAGAGGGAATTGTTGCGTTCTCAGTTTCAGCTTCAGTGTGAACGGCAACAGCAGTTATTGCAGCAACAGCTTGCGTCTCAGCAGCAGGCTGCCTCGCAAACACAGCCTAGATCTGGAAGCACAG CGCCAGCATCAAACACCACTGGGGAGGTGAAACCCACCCACCGATTGGTTCTTCAGCAGCATATTCAAAACAAAATTCAGCAACAAAATTTGCAAATTCAGCTGCAGCAACTGCAGGATATGCAGCTCAGGCAGAAGAAATTGCAGCTACAGCTCCAGCAGCAGAAGCAGAAACAGGCATCAGCAACAAAGCAGCCTGGGCAGCAAGTGCAGGAAGCTCAGCCGCAACAGCAGCAGGCTACGCAGAGTGCCAGGGCTAGTTTGGCTGCCTTCCTGCAGCAGCAGAATTCTGCCACATCTGCATCGAACAACAACAATGCTTCGACAAATTCCAACAACAGtagcaacaataataataacaacaacagcaataataaCAATAGTTTGAAGAAGGGGGCCAATAGTCATCAGCAGAAGGTGGTGCTAAACCAGCTCAATCTATTAAATAAGACTGTCAAGACGGAGCCATTGACTGCTATTGGCCAAAAAACCACAGGAACCACGCCAAATGGTGTTGTGGGGCATCATAG GACTGCTTCCTTGCCCAACTTTTTTGGCACTACATTTGGATCGACCAAGGTATCACAGAGGCTGCCTCTGCTGACTGGCCAGCAAGGGCAACAGCAGCAACACATCCAGCCGGTGACGTTGCTGCCCACTGCGGAAGAGGGCCAAAAGGGGACTGACGGGGTGGAGGGAAGTGGTGGTATTGGCGACGCGATTGGCTTGGAGCTTTCACCTGTCGGGATGCTCAAGCCGGAGTCTCCCCCATCCCCATCCCACTCATCCTCGCCATCTCCTCAGCAGTTCCTAATTACCAAACATCCGCCACAGTATGAGGAAGCCACCAAGTCTCTAAAGATAAAGCTG GAGCCTGGCTTAGATAACTCAAATACTGACGCAGGAAACTCTCAAGATTCCTCAAGCTCACGGAACTCCAGTGGGAAAAGTGTTAAAAGCCAGATTGTGGATGATCTCCTCGAGATACTCATTAAAAATGGCG AGCTTCCCCCCAGTGCAGTGAATGACCCCCCAACGCCCACGACCCCAGGTCGCTCCCTCCCCCAAGGCCTCATCTTCACCCCCTCGACCACTGCTGTGTCCACCAATCCCAGCTCCTCCCCTGCCACGGCCGTCTCCATGGTGCAGCAACAGTCGCCGATGGCCCAGCCGTCGTTCGACCAACTCGTGCTCCCCGAAGTGAAGAGCGAGGACATGTCCTCTGACAAACACATGTCCTCCTCGTCAGACTCGCACATGTTCCACCCCTTTGACTTTGTGCTCGGTGCCGACACTTCCCCCACACCCCTGCACCGTGTGGCGTCGCAGGAGAGTACCACGGCCCACCACGACGACCACTCTGAGCTCATGCCGCTGCAGAATGCAGCAGACGAGCTCGGCCTCAACCTTGAGGCGCTGGACGTCATGGAGTTTGACCTCCTGACGGGCCCCTCCCATCCCCCGCCCATCTCCCACGTAGACATGGGACCCGTTTCCCCGGTGACCCCAGAAAACAGGGGGATGGACCACATCCACGAGCCCACAATGCACAATTCGATGCCTCGCGACGAGGACGTGGACATGGAGGCAGTTGTGGGGCCAGGAGGTGGTGGGGGGGAGTTGTCAGAGATGCCAATGGACCTGGATGTGTCGGACTGGCTCGATTCCCTGATAGCCCCGTCGTCGACTGCGCAAAGTGGAGGGGGCACTTCTCCTTTTCACCACCAGTCCCTCCAGCAACCCCCACAATACGACCCACTCCTGTCACACAGTCACGACCCATTCGATTTGTTTGATGATGCAGAGTTGAGGATGGCGTCATGGGACAGGGTGGACTTTGCAACATAG